One genomic region from Siniperca chuatsi isolate FFG_IHB_CAS linkage group LG18, ASM2008510v1, whole genome shotgun sequence encodes:
- the tnca gene encoding tenascin isoform X6, whose product MGTRGLLGCLLLTALLSLSNAGLVKKILRHRRQTLASPEEQNITLPGANQPVVFNHVYNINVPASSLCSVNLDAPESMQLHPTDAAVSSGHHSTEHTVDGENQIIFTHRINIPRQACGCTDDMPGLKDLMSRLEMLEGEVSALRDQCSGDGACCSAQVTGEVGTKPYCNGHGNYSTETCGCVCQPGWKGPNCTEPECPTNCQARGRCVNGKCECFQGFTGEDCALEVCPVDCGAHGQCVGGICICSDGFFGEDCSQTKCLNNCRGRGRCEDGDCACDEPWTGFDCSELICPKDCYDRGRCVNGTCYCDEGYTGEDCGDRTCPNNCHGNGFCVDGQCVCTAGYSGEDCAQITCLNDCNGRGTCFNGMCICDTGYQGEDCSQLACLNNCNHRGQCVNGQCACDVGFQGDDCAELSCPSNCLHRGRCVNGQCVCEEGFAGEACSIRTCPSNCYGRGECIEGRCVCHAGFTGKDCGELSCPNNCQNRGRCIDGQCVCDEGFSGEDCSQKACPNDCLTQGYCDDGKCICQEGYSGDDCSVLACPHNCNNRGRCINGKCTCDSGYQGESCVELSCLNNCQDKGRCVNGQCVCDEGYIGKDCSEVSPPKDLTVGEVTSDTVDLSWNNEMLVMQYLVTYVPTSPGGLHQEFTVPGDKTAATVKELEPGIEYQINVYAVLSNKRSVPVSARVATDLPQPEGLRFKSVRETSVEVMWDQLDIPFDGWEIYFRNTKEENGKVVSTLPPSQNQFFQSGLGPGQEYEVSINIIKNNTRGPQTSEKVTTKIDGPRQVEVKDVTDSSALVSWSQPVAPMGRVTMFYGPSSDPSDETSVEIFPPDKQYSIDGLRPDTEYKVSLISRSGDITSDPVTATFITALDAPTDLQAVSQTEDSITLEWTNSQADVGSYRVKYSPISGATHGEELFPRGPGDTTKATITGLKPGTEYGIGVTAVKNEMESLPATTNAATDIDPPRDFEKVESTETSLTLRWQKPRAKVGAYRLVYVSKDGQVEEVEIPATATSYGLSNLTPGMSYTITLTAERGHKRSTPVTLPASTASFTFYLADSDDRELTTPTGSEDNVISFVYLDPSESQFSGTEPEDELGTLTISGITPDGFDLSWKLKAHSVYDSFAVEYNDTLQLWDVREVRLPGDATGSRIQGLKASTEYQIKLYGITSSQRSALLEAVALTAPKPTSPDVLVLSIKDAPTTPQPALDIEAVQNPHPLRPLNTEAPSTSDTGVMSSRAEPESSSLNVLGDLTVNVTSSSVSLAWLAPDQAFDNFLVELSAPSGETQAHVTTLPGSVRKAEIEGLSPSTHYDITLQGLVEGKRSLPLKGFATTEELKPMVMNLTISDITWDGFTASWSPTGGEYGSFVIEVTNLENFAESQNLTLSGDAFSLGISGLNPNTSYMVGLFGMYQGSFLEPVYTEATTEAEPEVEHLFVSDITADGFRLSWTSDEDMFDRFVIKIRDGKRLAHPQEYSVRGDERTKVLTGLMSGTEYEIELYGVTLDQRSQPITGVAQTGLSTPRGLHFSEVTDSSAIVHWSVPRSPVDNYRIIYVPFEGGSPMAVTVDGSVFEALLPNMIPGKTYQVTVRSVKGLEESDPSTDTVTTALDRPQGLTAVNVTDTSALLLWQPSVATVDGYVITYSADSVSPVVEHVSGNIVEFEMGSLVPGTHYTVGVHAMKEAQKSDSAVTEFTTEVDPPRDLTAINIQTDSATLTWKPPQVAVTGYTLTFSSADGIIREVVLSPTASSYSMAQLTGSTEYNVRLQAIAGAQRSRHVRTVFTTIGQLYRRPKDCAQILLNGETTSGLYTIYVGGEESQPIKVYCDMTTDGGGWMVFLRRQNGKLEFYRNWKNYTAGFGNMNDEFWLGLSNLHKITNSGHYELRVDLRDNGESAYAQYDKLTIAEPRTRYKVYIGAYSGTAGDSMTYHQGRPFSTFDNDNDIAVTNCALSYKGAFWYKNCHRVNLMGKYGDNSHSKGINWFHWKGHEHSIEFAEMKIRPANFRNFESRKKRS is encoded by the exons ATGGGTACAAGAGGCCTTCTGGGCTGCCTTCTCCTGACTGCTTTGCTCAGCTTATCAAACGCTGGGCTCGTGAAGAAAATCCTACGGCATCGGCGACAGACTCTGGCATCCCCCGAAGAACAAAACATCACCCTCCCCGGTGCAAACCAACCTGTGGTTTTCAACCACGTCTATAACATCAATGTTCCTGCCAGTTCCCTGTGCTCAGTGAACCTTGACGCTCCAGAGAGCATGCAGCTCCATCCCACAGATGCAGCAGTCTCTTCGGGCCATCACTCCACTGAGCACACAGTCGATGGGGAGAACCAGATCATCTTCACCCACCGCATCAACATACCTCGGCAGGCCTGCGGTTGTACCGACGACATGCCCGGCCTGAAAGACCTCATGAGCCGGTTGGAGATGCTTGAGGGAGAAGTTTCAGCATTGAGAGATCAGTGCAGCGGTGACGGGGCCTGCTGCAGTGCACAGGTCACAG GTGAGGTGGGAACTAAACCTTACTGCAACGGTCATGGAAACTACAGCACTGAAACCTGCGGCTGCGTTTGTCAGCCTGGCTGGAAGGGACCCAACTGCACTGAACCCGAGTGTCCCACTAACTGTCAGGCCCGGGGCCGCTGCGTTAACGGAAAGTGTGAGTGCTTCCAGGGCTTCACCGGAGAAGACTGCGCACTCGAGGTCTGCCCTGTGGACTGCGGAGCGCACGGCCAGTGTGTGGGCGGTATTTGCATCTGCTCTGATGGTTTCTTTGGCGAAGACTGCTCTCAAACCAAGTGCCTCAACAACTGCCGCGGCCGCGGCCGCTGTGAAGACGGAGACTGCGCTTGTGACGAACCCTGGACTGGATTCGACTGCTCTGAACTCATCTGCCCCAAAGACTGCTACGACCGTGGACGCTGTGTGAATGGCACCTGCTACTGCGATGAGGGATACACCGGGGAGGACTGTGGAGATCGCACCTGTCCCAACAACTGCCATGGTAACGGCTTCTGTGTAGATGGCCAGTGCGTCTGCACCGCCGGCTACAGTGGAGAAGACTGCGCTCAGATCACCTGCCTCAACGACTGTAACGGCAGAGGCACGTGCTTCAACGGGATGTGTATCTGTGACACGGGCTACCAAGGCGAAGACTGCAGCCAGTTAGCATGTCTGAACAACTGTAACCACAGAGGCCAGTGCGTAAATGGACAGTGTGCCTGCGATGTCGGTTTCCAGGGAGACGATTGCGCAGAGCTTTCCTGTCCAAGCAACTGCCTGCACAGGGGCCGCTGTGTTAACGGCCAGTGTGTCTGCGAGGAAGGCTTCGCTGGTGAGGCCTGCAGCATCAGGACCTGCCCCTCTAACTGCTATGGACGCGGCGAGTGTATTGAGGGACGTTGCGTGTGTCATGCGGGTTTCACCGGCAAGGACTGCGGTGAACTGAGCTGCCCTAACAACTGTCAAAACCGTGGCCGGTGCATCGATGGGCAGTGTGTCTGTGACGAAGGCTTCTCTGGTGAAGACTGCAGTCAGAAAGCTTGCCCCAACGACTGCCTGACCCAGGGTTACTGTGACGATGGCAAGTGCATCTGTCAGGAAGGCTACTCGGGAGATGACTGCTCTGTGCTCGCCTGTCCACATAACTGCAACAACAGGGGGCGCTGCATCAATGGAAAGTGCACATGTGATAGTGGATATCAAGGAGAAAGCTGTGTGGAGCTGAGCTGTCTCAACAACTGCCAGGACAAAGGCCGCTGCGTGAATGGTCAGTGCGTCTGTGATGAGGGATACATTGGAAAAGACTGCTCAGAAG TGTCTCCTCCAAAGGATCTTACCGTAGGCGAGGTCACCTCAGACACGGTGGACCTGTCCTGGAACAACGAGATGTTGGTGATGCAGTACCTGGTGACATATGTGCCCACCAGTCCTGGTGGTCTTCATCAGGAGTTCACTGTGCCTGGAGACAAAACTGCTGCCACTGTGAAAGAGCTTGAACCTGGCATTGAATACCAGATCAATGTCTACGCTGTTCTGAGCAACAAGAGGAGTGTCCCTGTCAGTGCGAGGGTGGCCACAG ACCTTCCACAGCCAGAGGGTTTAAGATTCAAATCAGTGAGAGAGACCTCAGTGGAGGTAATGTGGGACCAGCTGGACATTCCCTTTGATGGCTGGGAGATCTATTTCCGCAACACG aaagaagaaaatggaaaagtcGTGAGCACCCTTCCACCCTCTCAAAACCAGTTTTTCCAGTCAGGCCTTGGACCAGGACAGGAGTATGAAGTCTCCATCAACATCATCAAGAACAACACCAGAGGACCCCAAACATCTGAAAAAGTCACTACCA AGATTGACGGCCCCCGGCAGGTGGAGGTGAAGGATGTGACGGACTCCTCAGCTCTGGTCAGCTGGTCTCAGCCGGTGGCTCCTATGGGCAGAGTCACCATGTTTTACGGGCCCAGCTCCGACCCCTCAGATGAAACCAGTGTGGAGATCTTCCCTCCAGACAAGCAGTACAGCATTGACGGTCTGAGGCCAGACACTGAGTACAAGGTGTCGCTCATCTCCAGGAGTGGAGACATCACCAGTGACCCCGTCACCGCCACATTCATTACAG CCCTGGATGCCCCCACGGACCTTCAGGCTGTGTCCCAGACAGAGGACAGCATCACTCTGGAGTGGACTAACAGTCAAGCTGATGTTGGCAGCTATAGGGTGAAATACAGTCCCATCTCTGGAGCAACTCATGGTGAGGAACTGTTCCCACGAGGACCAGGAGACACCACAAAAGCTACTATCACTG GGCTAAAGCCAGGGACAGAGTATGGGATTGGTGTGACTGCCGTGAAGAATGAGATGGAGAGCCTCCCTGCTACTACAAATGCAGCAACTG ATATCGATCCTCCCAGAGACTTCGAAAAAGTCGAGTCCACAGAGACCTCCCTCACCTTGAGgtggcagaaacctcgggccaAGGTTGGCGCCTACAGGCTGGTGTACGTCTCCAAAGATGGCCAGGTTGAGGAGGTGGAGATCCCAGCCACAGCGACTAGCTATGGCTTGTCCAACCTGACTCCTGGAATGAGCTACACCATCACTTTGACTGCAGAGAGGGGTCACAAGAGGAGCACACCTGTCACCCTTCCTGCATCTACAG CctctttcacattttatttagctGACTCAGACGACCGTGAGCTAACGACTCCTACAGGCTCGGAGGAcaatgtcattagctttgtgTATTTAGACCCCTCTGAGTCCCAATTTTCTGGGACGGAGCCTGAGGATGAGCTTGGAACGCTGACTATCTCAGGCATCACGCCTGATGGATTTGACCTCTCGTGGAAACTAAAGGCTCACAGTGTCTATGATAGTTTCGCAGTAGAATATAATGACACTCTGCAATTATGGGATGTAAGAGAGGTCCGACTTCCTGGTGATGCCACTGGCTCTAGAATCCAAGGCCTGAAGGCATCGACAGAATATCAAATAAAACTTTATGGAATAACCAGTAGCCAGAGATCTGCGCTACTTGAAGCTGTTGCACTTACAG CACCCAAGCCTACCTCTCCAGATGTACTTGTGCTGAGCATCAAAGATGCCCCAACAACCCCACAGCCTGCTCTGGATATTGAAGCAGTTCAAAACCCACATCCCCTCCGTCCTCTGAACACTGAGGCTCCTTCCACTTCTGATACTGGTGTGATGAGCTCCAGGGCTGAGCCTGAAAGCTCAAGCCTGAACGTATTGGGGGACCTCACAGTCAATGTTACCTCCTCTAGTGTAAGCCTGGCTTGGTTGGCGCCTGACCAGGCGTTTGATAACTTTTTGGTGGAGCTCAGTGCTCCGTCAGGGGAGACACAAGCTCATGTGACCACACTACCAGGAAGTGTGAGAAAGGCTGAAATAGAGGGTTTGTCCCCGTCTACACACTATGATATTACGTTGCAAGGGCTGGTGGAAGGGAAGCGATCTTTACCTCTCAAAGGTTTTGCTACTACAG AGGAGCTGAAGCCCATGGTGATGAACCTCACCATCTCTGACATTACATGGGACGGCTTCACTGCGTCCTGGAGCCCCACGGGTGGGGAATATGGCAGCTTTGTCATTGAGGTAACAAACTTGGAGAATTTCGCAGAGAGCCAGAACCTCACTCTCTCTGGAGACGCTTTCAGCCTGGGCATCTCCGGGCTTAATCCCAACACCAGCTACATGGTTGGCCTGTTTGGGATGTATCAGGGCTCCTTCCTTGAACCCGTGTACACTGAAGCCACCACAG AGGCTGAGCCGGAGGTGGAGCATCTCTTTGTCTCGGACATCACAGCTGACGGTTTCCGCCTGTCATGGACTTCTGATGAAGACATGTTTGACAGATTTGTGATCAAAATAAGAGACGGCAAAAGATTAGCCCATCCTCAAGAGTACAGCGTCCGTGGCGATGAACGAACCAAGGTTTTAACTGGACTCATGAGTGGCACTGAGTATGAAATCGAGCTTTATGGTGTCACATTGGACCAACGCTCCCAACCTATTACTGGGGTTGCTCAGACAG GCCTGAGCACTCCAAGGGGACTTCACTTCTCTGAAGTGACGGACTCCTCAGCCATAGTTCACTGGTCCGTGCCTCGCTCTCCAGTGGATAACTACCGTATCATCTATGTGCCCTTTGAAGGAG GAAGCCCAATGGCAGTGACTGTGGATGGCAGCGTGTTTGAGGCTTTGCTGCCCAATATGATCCCTGGCAAAACGTACCAAGTGACCGTGAGGTCTGTGAAGGGTCTGGAGGAAAGTGACCCCAGCACTGACACTGTAACCACAG CTTTGGACAGACCTCAGGGTTTAACTGCAGTTAATGTCACTGACACCTCAGCCCTGTTGCTGTGGCAGCCGTCCGTGGCCACTGTCGATGGCTACGTCATTACTTACAGTGCTGATTCAG TGTCCCCTGTGGTGGAGCATGTTTCTGGGAACATAGTGGAGTTTGAGATGGGCTCCCTGGTTCCAGGAACCCACTACACAGTTGGAGTACATGCTATGAAAGAAGCTCAGAAGAGCGACTCTGCTGTTACTGAATTCACCACCG AGGTGGACCCTCCTCGTGATCTGACAGCTATTAACATTCAGACTGACAGTGCGACTCTCACATGGAAACCTCCGCAGGTTGCTGTCACTGGTTACACACTCACCTTCTCCTCTGCTGATGGTATAATCAGG GAAGTGGTGCTAAGCCCGACAGCGTCCTCTTATAGCATGGCTCAGCTAACTGGCTCTACAGAGTACAATGTCAGACTGCAGGCCATCGCTGGGGCCCAGAGGAGTCGTCACGTGCGCACCGTCTTCACTACCA TTGGACAGTTGTACAGACGCCCTAAGGACTGTGCTCAGATTTTACTGAATGGAGAGACGACCTCTGGTCTGTACACCATCTatgtgggaggagaggagagccagCCCATCAAGGTTTACTGTGACATGACCACAGATGGCGGAGGATGGATG GTTTTCCTCAGACGCCAGAATGGAAAGCTGGAATTCTACAGGAACTGGAAGAACTACACAGCTGGCTTCGGTAACATGAATGATGAGTTCTGGCTGG GTCTCTCCAACCtccataaaatcacaaattctGGTCATTATGAGCTGCGAGTGGACTTGAGGGACAACGGGGAATCAGCCTACGCTCAGTACGACAAGCTGACGATTGCAGAGCCAAGAACACGCTATAAAGTCTACATCGGAGCGTATAGTGGAACAGCAG GTGACTCCATGACTTACCACCAGGGTCGACCCTTCTCCACCTTTGACAATGATAATGATATTGCTGTCACCAACTGCGCCTTGTCCTACAAAGGCGCCTTTTGGTATAAAAACTGTCATCGTGTCAACCTCATGGGGAAATATGGTGACAACAGTCACAGTAAG gGGATCAACTGGTTCCACTGGAAGGGCCACGAACACTCTATTGAATTTGCAGAAATGAAGATTCGGCCGGCCAACTTCAGAAATTTTGAGAGCAGAAAAAAACGATCATAG
- the tnca gene encoding tenascin isoform X7: MGTRGLLGCLLLTALLSLSNAGLVKKILRHRRQTLASPEEQNITLPGANQPVVFNHVYNINVPASSLCSVNLDAPESMQLHPTDAAVSSGHHSTEHTVDGENQIIFTHRINIPRQACGCTDDMPGLKDLMSRLEMLEGEVSALRDQCSGDGACCSAQVTGEVGTKPYCNGHGNYSTETCGCVCQPGWKGPNCTEPECPTNCQARGRCVNGKCECFQGFTGEDCALEVCPVDCGAHGQCVGGICICSDGFFGEDCSQTKCLNNCRGRGRCEDGDCACDEPWTGFDCSELICPKDCYDRGRCVNGTCYCDEGYTGEDCGDRTCPNNCHGNGFCVDGQCVCTAGYSGEDCAQITCLNDCNGRGTCFNGMCICDTGYQGEDCSQLACLNNCNHRGQCVNGQCACDVGFQGDDCAELSCPSNCLHRGRCVNGQCVCEEGFAGEACSIRTCPSNCYGRGECIEGRCVCHAGFTGKDCGELSCPNNCQNRGRCIDGQCVCDEGFSGEDCSQKACPNDCLTQGYCDDGKCICQEGYSGDDCSVLACPHNCNNRGRCINGKCTCDSGYQGESCVELSCLNNCQDKGRCVNGQCVCDEGYIGKDCSEVSPPKDLTVGEVTSDTVDLSWNNEMLVMQYLVTYVPTSPGGLHQEFTVPGDKTAATVKELEPGIEYQINVYAVLSNKRSVPVSARVATDLPQPEGLRFKSVRETSVEVMWDQLDIPFDGWEIYFRNTKEENGKVVSTLPPSQNQFFQSGLGPGQEYEVSINIIKNNTRGPQTSEKVTTKIDGPRQVEVKDVTDSSALVSWSQPVAPMGRVTMFYGPSSDPSDETSVEIFPPDKQYSIDGLRPDTEYKVSLISRSGDITSDPVTATFITALDAPTDLQAVSQTEDSITLEWTNSQADVGSYRVKYSPISGATHGEELFPRGPGDTTKATITGLKPGTEYGIGVTAVKNEMESLPATTNAATDIDPPRDFEKVESTETSLTLRWQKPRAKVGAYRLVYVSKDGQVEEVEIPATATSYGLSNLTPGMSYTITLTAERGHKRSTPVTLPASTEELKPMVMNLTISDITWDGFTASWSPTGGEYGSFVIEVTNLENFAESQNLTLSGDAFSLGISGLNPNTSYMVGLFGMYQGSFLEPVYTEATTEAEPEVEHLFVSDITADGFRLSWTSDEDMFDRFVIKIRDGKRLAHPQEYSVRGDERTKVLTGLMSGTEYEIELYGVTLDQRSQPITGVAQTGLSTPRGLHFSEVTDSSAIVHWSVPRSPVDNYRIIYVPFEGGSPMAVTVDGSVFEALLPNMIPGKTYQVTVRSVKGLEESDPSTDTVTTALDRPQGLTAVNVTDTSALLLWQPSVATVDGYVITYSADSVSPVVEHVSGNIVEFEMGSLVPGTHYTVGVHAMKEAQKSDSAVTEFTTEVDPPRDLTAINIQTDSATLTWKPPQVAVTGYTLTFSSADGIIREVVLSPTASSYSMAQLTGSTEYNVRLQAIAGAQRSRHVRTVFTTIGQLYRRPKDCAQILLNGETTSGLYTIYVGGEESQPIKVYCDMTTDGGGWMVFLRRQNGKLEFYRNWKNYTAGFGNMNDEFWLGLSNLHKITNSGHYELRVDLRDNGESAYAQYDKLTIAEPRTRYKVYIGAYSGTAGDSMTYHQGRPFSTFDNDNDIAVTNCALSYKGAFWYKNCHRVNLMGKYGDNSHSKGINWFHWKGHEHSIEFAEMKIRPANFRNFESRKKRS; this comes from the exons ATGGGTACAAGAGGCCTTCTGGGCTGCCTTCTCCTGACTGCTTTGCTCAGCTTATCAAACGCTGGGCTCGTGAAGAAAATCCTACGGCATCGGCGACAGACTCTGGCATCCCCCGAAGAACAAAACATCACCCTCCCCGGTGCAAACCAACCTGTGGTTTTCAACCACGTCTATAACATCAATGTTCCTGCCAGTTCCCTGTGCTCAGTGAACCTTGACGCTCCAGAGAGCATGCAGCTCCATCCCACAGATGCAGCAGTCTCTTCGGGCCATCACTCCACTGAGCACACAGTCGATGGGGAGAACCAGATCATCTTCACCCACCGCATCAACATACCTCGGCAGGCCTGCGGTTGTACCGACGACATGCCCGGCCTGAAAGACCTCATGAGCCGGTTGGAGATGCTTGAGGGAGAAGTTTCAGCATTGAGAGATCAGTGCAGCGGTGACGGGGCCTGCTGCAGTGCACAGGTCACAG GTGAGGTGGGAACTAAACCTTACTGCAACGGTCATGGAAACTACAGCACTGAAACCTGCGGCTGCGTTTGTCAGCCTGGCTGGAAGGGACCCAACTGCACTGAACCCGAGTGTCCCACTAACTGTCAGGCCCGGGGCCGCTGCGTTAACGGAAAGTGTGAGTGCTTCCAGGGCTTCACCGGAGAAGACTGCGCACTCGAGGTCTGCCCTGTGGACTGCGGAGCGCACGGCCAGTGTGTGGGCGGTATTTGCATCTGCTCTGATGGTTTCTTTGGCGAAGACTGCTCTCAAACCAAGTGCCTCAACAACTGCCGCGGCCGCGGCCGCTGTGAAGACGGAGACTGCGCTTGTGACGAACCCTGGACTGGATTCGACTGCTCTGAACTCATCTGCCCCAAAGACTGCTACGACCGTGGACGCTGTGTGAATGGCACCTGCTACTGCGATGAGGGATACACCGGGGAGGACTGTGGAGATCGCACCTGTCCCAACAACTGCCATGGTAACGGCTTCTGTGTAGATGGCCAGTGCGTCTGCACCGCCGGCTACAGTGGAGAAGACTGCGCTCAGATCACCTGCCTCAACGACTGTAACGGCAGAGGCACGTGCTTCAACGGGATGTGTATCTGTGACACGGGCTACCAAGGCGAAGACTGCAGCCAGTTAGCATGTCTGAACAACTGTAACCACAGAGGCCAGTGCGTAAATGGACAGTGTGCCTGCGATGTCGGTTTCCAGGGAGACGATTGCGCAGAGCTTTCCTGTCCAAGCAACTGCCTGCACAGGGGCCGCTGTGTTAACGGCCAGTGTGTCTGCGAGGAAGGCTTCGCTGGTGAGGCCTGCAGCATCAGGACCTGCCCCTCTAACTGCTATGGACGCGGCGAGTGTATTGAGGGACGTTGCGTGTGTCATGCGGGTTTCACCGGCAAGGACTGCGGTGAACTGAGCTGCCCTAACAACTGTCAAAACCGTGGCCGGTGCATCGATGGGCAGTGTGTCTGTGACGAAGGCTTCTCTGGTGAAGACTGCAGTCAGAAAGCTTGCCCCAACGACTGCCTGACCCAGGGTTACTGTGACGATGGCAAGTGCATCTGTCAGGAAGGCTACTCGGGAGATGACTGCTCTGTGCTCGCCTGTCCACATAACTGCAACAACAGGGGGCGCTGCATCAATGGAAAGTGCACATGTGATAGTGGATATCAAGGAGAAAGCTGTGTGGAGCTGAGCTGTCTCAACAACTGCCAGGACAAAGGCCGCTGCGTGAATGGTCAGTGCGTCTGTGATGAGGGATACATTGGAAAAGACTGCTCAGAAG TGTCTCCTCCAAAGGATCTTACCGTAGGCGAGGTCACCTCAGACACGGTGGACCTGTCCTGGAACAACGAGATGTTGGTGATGCAGTACCTGGTGACATATGTGCCCACCAGTCCTGGTGGTCTTCATCAGGAGTTCACTGTGCCTGGAGACAAAACTGCTGCCACTGTGAAAGAGCTTGAACCTGGCATTGAATACCAGATCAATGTCTACGCTGTTCTGAGCAACAAGAGGAGTGTCCCTGTCAGTGCGAGGGTGGCCACAG ACCTTCCACAGCCAGAGGGTTTAAGATTCAAATCAGTGAGAGAGACCTCAGTGGAGGTAATGTGGGACCAGCTGGACATTCCCTTTGATGGCTGGGAGATCTATTTCCGCAACACG aaagaagaaaatggaaaagtcGTGAGCACCCTTCCACCCTCTCAAAACCAGTTTTTCCAGTCAGGCCTTGGACCAGGACAGGAGTATGAAGTCTCCATCAACATCATCAAGAACAACACCAGAGGACCCCAAACATCTGAAAAAGTCACTACCA AGATTGACGGCCCCCGGCAGGTGGAGGTGAAGGATGTGACGGACTCCTCAGCTCTGGTCAGCTGGTCTCAGCCGGTGGCTCCTATGGGCAGAGTCACCATGTTTTACGGGCCCAGCTCCGACCCCTCAGATGAAACCAGTGTGGAGATCTTCCCTCCAGACAAGCAGTACAGCATTGACGGTCTGAGGCCAGACACTGAGTACAAGGTGTCGCTCATCTCCAGGAGTGGAGACATCACCAGTGACCCCGTCACCGCCACATTCATTACAG CCCTGGATGCCCCCACGGACCTTCAGGCTGTGTCCCAGACAGAGGACAGCATCACTCTGGAGTGGACTAACAGTCAAGCTGATGTTGGCAGCTATAGGGTGAAATACAGTCCCATCTCTGGAGCAACTCATGGTGAGGAACTGTTCCCACGAGGACCAGGAGACACCACAAAAGCTACTATCACTG GGCTAAAGCCAGGGACAGAGTATGGGATTGGTGTGACTGCCGTGAAGAATGAGATGGAGAGCCTCCCTGCTACTACAAATGCAGCAACTG ATATCGATCCTCCCAGAGACTTCGAAAAAGTCGAGTCCACAGAGACCTCCCTCACCTTGAGgtggcagaaacctcgggccaAGGTTGGCGCCTACAGGCTGGTGTACGTCTCCAAAGATGGCCAGGTTGAGGAGGTGGAGATCCCAGCCACAGCGACTAGCTATGGCTTGTCCAACCTGACTCCTGGAATGAGCTACACCATCACTTTGACTGCAGAGAGGGGTCACAAGAGGAGCACACCTGTCACCCTTCCTGCATCTACAG AGGAGCTGAAGCCCATGGTGATGAACCTCACCATCTCTGACATTACATGGGACGGCTTCACTGCGTCCTGGAGCCCCACGGGTGGGGAATATGGCAGCTTTGTCATTGAGGTAACAAACTTGGAGAATTTCGCAGAGAGCCAGAACCTCACTCTCTCTGGAGACGCTTTCAGCCTGGGCATCTCCGGGCTTAATCCCAACACCAGCTACATGGTTGGCCTGTTTGGGATGTATCAGGGCTCCTTCCTTGAACCCGTGTACACTGAAGCCACCACAG AGGCTGAGCCGGAGGTGGAGCATCTCTTTGTCTCGGACATCACAGCTGACGGTTTCCGCCTGTCATGGACTTCTGATGAAGACATGTTTGACAGATTTGTGATCAAAATAAGAGACGGCAAAAGATTAGCCCATCCTCAAGAGTACAGCGTCCGTGGCGATGAACGAACCAAGGTTTTAACTGGACTCATGAGTGGCACTGAGTATGAAATCGAGCTTTATGGTGTCACATTGGACCAACGCTCCCAACCTATTACTGGGGTTGCTCAGACAG GCCTGAGCACTCCAAGGGGACTTCACTTCTCTGAAGTGACGGACTCCTCAGCCATAGTTCACTGGTCCGTGCCTCGCTCTCCAGTGGATAACTACCGTATCATCTATGTGCCCTTTGAAGGAG GAAGCCCAATGGCAGTGACTGTGGATGGCAGCGTGTTTGAGGCTTTGCTGCCCAATATGATCCCTGGCAAAACGTACCAAGTGACCGTGAGGTCTGTGAAGGGTCTGGAGGAAAGTGACCCCAGCACTGACACTGTAACCACAG CTTTGGACAGACCTCAGGGTTTAACTGCAGTTAATGTCACTGACACCTCAGCCCTGTTGCTGTGGCAGCCGTCCGTGGCCACTGTCGATGGCTACGTCATTACTTACAGTGCTGATTCAG TGTCCCCTGTGGTGGAGCATGTTTCTGGGAACATAGTGGAGTTTGAGATGGGCTCCCTGGTTCCAGGAACCCACTACACAGTTGGAGTACATGCTATGAAAGAAGCTCAGAAGAGCGACTCTGCTGTTACTGAATTCACCACCG AGGTGGACCCTCCTCGTGATCTGACAGCTATTAACATTCAGACTGACAGTGCGACTCTCACATGGAAACCTCCGCAGGTTGCTGTCACTGGTTACACACTCACCTTCTCCTCTGCTGATGGTATAATCAGG GAAGTGGTGCTAAGCCCGACAGCGTCCTCTTATAGCATGGCTCAGCTAACTGGCTCTACAGAGTACAATGTCAGACTGCAGGCCATCGCTGGGGCCCAGAGGAGTCGTCACGTGCGCACCGTCTTCACTACCA TTGGACAGTTGTACAGACGCCCTAAGGACTGTGCTCAGATTTTACTGAATGGAGAGACGACCTCTGGTCTGTACACCATCTatgtgggaggagaggagagccagCCCATCAAGGTTTACTGTGACATGACCACAGATGGCGGAGGATGGATG GTTTTCCTCAGACGCCAGAATGGAAAGCTGGAATTCTACAGGAACTGGAAGAACTACACAGCTGGCTTCGGTAACATGAATGATGAGTTCTGGCTGG GTCTCTCCAACCtccataaaatcacaaattctGGTCATTATGAGCTGCGAGTGGACTTGAGGGACAACGGGGAATCAGCCTACGCTCAGTACGACAAGCTGACGATTGCAGAGCCAAGAACACGCTATAAAGTCTACATCGGAGCGTATAGTGGAACAGCAG GTGACTCCATGACTTACCACCAGGGTCGACCCTTCTCCACCTTTGACAATGATAATGATATTGCTGTCACCAACTGCGCCTTGTCCTACAAAGGCGCCTTTTGGTATAAAAACTGTCATCGTGTCAACCTCATGGGGAAATATGGTGACAACAGTCACAGTAAG gGGATCAACTGGTTCCACTGGAAGGGCCACGAACACTCTATTGAATTTGCAGAAATGAAGATTCGGCCGGCCAACTTCAGAAATTTTGAGAGCAGAAAAAAACGATCATAG